Part of the Pseudomonas sp. Leaf58 genome is shown below.
CCGAGGACTACTGGCTGTTCCTGCACCTGATCGTCGAGCACATGGCGCAATACCGTTTCCTGTTCCAGGACTTGTCGAACCTGACCGGGCGCTTGCCCAAGCTGGCGCGCGGCATGCGCAGCCTGATCAACGCGCTCAAGCGCACGCTGGCGGCGTTGTTGGCCAGCCTCAAGGGCCAGGGGCTGGTGCAGAGTGAAACCCAGGCGCTGAGGCAACTGGTGGAGCAGATCACCCTGACGTTGATGTTCTCGCTGGATTACCAGCGGGTGCTGGCGCGCGAGGGGGATGTGGGGATTGTGGTGTACCAGGTGATGATGCTGGTGGCGCCGCATTTGCAAGCCCAGGCGCGGGCGGCGGCTGAGCAGTTGGCGGTGCGCTA
Proteins encoded:
- a CDS encoding TetR/AcrR family transcriptional regulator, which gives rise to MKTRDRILECALQLFNQQGEPNVSTLEIANELGISPGNLYYHFHGKEPLVLGLFERFEEALMPLLDPPLEVRLDAEDYWLFLHLIVEHMAQYRFLFQDLSNLTGRLPKLARGMRSLINALKRTLAALLASLKGQGLVQSETQALRQLVEQITLTLMFSLDYQRVLAREGDVGIVVYQVMMLVAPHLQAQARAAAEQLAVRYLEG